The Streptomyces sp. HSG2 genome has a segment encoding these proteins:
- a CDS encoding cytochrome d ubiquinol oxidase subunit II: MTEYVVAWVLVLALTAYACGGGADYGAGLWDLLAGGAERGRRPRALVDEAVTPVWEVNNVWLIFVLVVMWTGFPAMFQAVFTALWLPLLLAAAGLVLRGAGFALRKPTLRTAERRVYGAAFAVASLLTPFFLGAAVGGVASGRVSADGSSPDVWYNRTSLLTGLMTVAAAAFLGAVFLAGDARRFDRPDLVGYFRRRALFSLVALAVLAAVGVPLTRDDAAYVHRGLTHGPGLALVCVGALAAGTAVWLLHREAAAQLTRATAVVSVAAVVLAWGVAQRPYLLPTSMTVVEGAGAAESMRWLVIVSLVSVVLVGPALVLLYRLDTRGELR; encoded by the coding sequence TTGACCGAGTACGTCGTCGCCTGGGTGCTGGTGCTGGCGCTGACCGCCTACGCGTGCGGGGGCGGCGCCGACTACGGCGCGGGTCTGTGGGACCTGTTGGCGGGAGGGGCGGAGCGAGGGCGGCGCCCGCGCGCGCTCGTCGACGAGGCCGTGACACCGGTCTGGGAGGTGAACAACGTCTGGTTGATCTTCGTCCTGGTGGTGATGTGGACGGGTTTTCCCGCCATGTTCCAGGCGGTGTTCACGGCGCTGTGGCTCCCGCTCCTGCTCGCCGCGGCCGGTCTGGTCCTGCGCGGGGCCGGGTTCGCGCTGCGCAAGCCGACGCTGCGGACGGCGGAACGCAGGGTCTACGGGGCGGCGTTCGCCGTGGCGTCCCTGCTGACCCCGTTCTTCCTGGGGGCGGCGGTGGGAGGTGTGGCCTCGGGGCGGGTCTCGGCCGACGGCTCCTCGCCCGATGTCTGGTACAACCGGACATCGCTGCTGACCGGGCTTATGACGGTCGCGGCGGCGGCCTTCCTGGGGGCGGTGTTCCTCGCCGGCGACGCTCGACGCTTCGACCGGCCGGATCTGGTGGGCTACTTTCGCCGGCGCGCGCTGTTCAGTCTCGTCGCCCTGGCGGTCCTGGCGGCGGTGGGAGTGCCGCTGACCCGCGACGACGCGGCGTACGTCCATCGTGGGTTGACGCACGGACCGGGACTCGCGCTCGTCTGTGTCGGGGCGCTCGCCGCCGGCACGGCCGTCTGGTTGCTCCACCGCGAGGCCGCGGCACAACTCACCCGTGCGACGGCGGTCGTCTCGGTCGCGGCGGTGGTGCTCGCCTGGGGCGTGGCCCAGCGGCCCTATCTCCTCCCCACCTCGATGACGGTGGTCGAGGGGGCGGGTGCCGCGGAGTCGATGCGCTGGCTGGTGATCGTCTCCCTGGTGTCGGTGGTCCTGGTCGGGCCGGCGCTCGTGCTGCTCTACCGCCTCGACACGCGAGGCGAGCTGCGCTGA
- a CDS encoding GlsB/YeaQ/YmgE family stress response membrane protein, translated as MGIVAWIIIGLIAGAVAKAIMPGKDPGGILVTMLIGIGGGLLGGWLGKVILGVESIDGFFRLSTWIAAILGSLVLLTLFRLLTGDRRG; from the coding sequence ATGGGAATCGTCGCATGGATCATCATCGGCCTGATCGCGGGCGCCGTCGCGAAGGCGATCATGCCGGGCAAGGACCCCGGCGGCATCCTCGTCACCATGCTGATCGGCATCGGCGGCGGCCTCCTGGGCGGTTGGCTCGGCAAGGTGATCCTGGGCGTCGAATCGATCGACGGGTTCTTCCGACTCTCCACCTGGATCGCGGCGATCCTCGGCTCGCTCGTCCTGCTCACGCTGTTCCGGCTCCTGACCGGCGACCGGCGCGGCTGA
- a CDS encoding helix-turn-helix domain-containing protein produces MPAEAEFEPSPASTPLPAPTRGGGADRPVVLSPAARALADRCQSRVNELARTMTRDTFERLPGYPDLPAEVKDVEIAATVRGGLRTFLRRVHDAYDEPDDYRLFRERAAQRAEEGLPLHLLLRTHTVAAQALWRVLREETVPGEEGALLEIVDLLLWGLDSVVATVAETYLDELAALAAESHERRRSLVRGLLDGSVPPGRAFDELGLAGRSVVLRLHMPAEPTVRASPVAVRRRVRRTQIVLDRALGPHAALLACETGTVVASRRAADSEAGSGWEDLRGRLGEVCGEEVRLAVVAADAPSDVPDAARTAADLVRLARAGGRVPGVHRLEDFLLEIHLTRRSEASEPIRALLDPIASRPELLETLRVHLEHRSDRRAGARVLGVHPNTVDNRLARIAELTGLDLATPRGGSLALAALLLREGAPRPPRQGGGGGPAG; encoded by the coding sequence GTGCCGGCCGAAGCCGAGTTCGAGCCGAGTCCCGCGTCGACGCCGCTGCCGGCGCCGACGCGGGGAGGGGGCGCCGACCGGCCCGTCGTCCTCTCCCCGGCGGCGCGCGCGCTGGCGGACCGCTGCCAGTCCCGAGTGAACGAACTGGCCCGCACGATGACCCGGGACACCTTCGAACGCCTCCCCGGCTACCCGGACCTTCCCGCCGAGGTCAAGGACGTCGAGATCGCCGCGACCGTCCGGGGCGGTCTGCGGACCTTCCTGCGCCGCGTCCACGACGCCTACGACGAGCCCGACGACTACCGCCTCTTCCGGGAGCGCGCCGCCCAGCGCGCGGAGGAGGGGCTGCCCCTGCACCTGCTGCTGCGCACCCACACCGTCGCCGCCCAGGCGCTGTGGCGCGTGCTTCGCGAGGAGACCGTCCCCGGCGAGGAGGGGGCGCTGCTGGAGATCGTCGACCTGCTGCTGTGGGGATTGGACTCGGTGGTGGCCACCGTGGCCGAGACCTACCTCGACGAGCTCGCCGCCCTCGCCGCGGAGAGCCACGAGCGGCGCCGCTCCCTCGTCCGCGGGCTGCTCGACGGCTCGGTCCCGCCGGGGCGCGCCTTCGACGAGCTGGGTCTCGCGGGTCGCAGCGTGGTCCTGCGTCTTCACATGCCCGCCGAGCCCACCGTGCGTGCCTCCCCCGTCGCGGTGCGCAGACGGGTCCGCAGGACGCAGATCGTCCTCGACCGCGCCCTCGGCCCGCACGCGGCCCTGCTGGCCTGCGAGACGGGCACCGTCGTCGCTTCGCGGCGCGCGGCCGACAGCGAAGCCGGGAGCGGGTGGGAGGACCTGCGCGGGCGGCTCGGGGAAGTGTGCGGTGAGGAAGTGCGCCTGGCCGTCGTGGCGGCCGATGCTCCGTCCGACGTTCCCGACGCCGCGCGCACCGCGGCCGACCTGGTGCGGCTGGCCCGTGCCGGTGGGCGGGTTCCGGGCGTGCACCGGTTGGAGGACTTCCTGTTGGAGATCCACCTCACCCGCAGGAGCGAGGCGAGCGAGCCGATCCGGGCCCTCCTGGATCCGATCGCCTCTCGCCCGGAGTTGTTGGAGACGCTCCGCGTCCACTTGGAGCACCGTTCGGACCGGCGTGCGGGCGCTCGTGTACTGGGGGTCCACCCCAACACCGTGGACAACAGGCTGGCCCGGATCGCCGAACTCACCGGCCTGGACCTCGCCACGCCCCGGGGAGGGTCCCTGGCGTTGGCCGCGCTGCTGCTCCGTGAGGGCGCGCCACGCCCGCCCAGGCAGGGCGGGGGCGGCGGACCGGCCGGGTGA
- a CDS encoding YcaO-like family protein: protein MRDDGRETRERELDGLRRLEAVSGPAVRPVRGSSRLPPLPGEPPYPVFVSSIGDPTVLWSDTPAQPQGLDGAGGGVDPERARLISIAEAVERYTNAFYQPHMVRWASADELGDDAVSLQALPRCSRTELADEANWLIDPDPALPQRWVRGWSLTRGRPVWIPATHVWLFTAHEAIGERIANPISTGCAVHSDIHQALINGICEAIERDAISLVWLQRMELPELDLADDPAFAEQRALVRDGFVEYRFYDATTDIGVPTVYAVVLSDHHESLGQLVMCASGPDPVDVVRKIYREAASSRIALQAPHRVPDDPQDFTSVLHGAIHMGRPERRDAFDFLLRRPRPTRALAELPRTSETAPADQLAWLVDRLGTVDAEVIAVELTTSEARHAGLRSVRVVVPQLMPLSFVHRNRYLAHPRLYRAPEATGFTSHPEQALNPHPQPFA, encoded by the coding sequence GTGCGGGACGACGGCAGGGAAACGCGCGAACGCGAACTCGACGGACTCCGGCGGCTGGAAGCGGTCAGTGGGCCGGCCGTCCGGCCGGTACGCGGCTCCTCCCGGCTGCCCCCGCTTCCGGGGGAGCCCCCCTACCCGGTGTTCGTCTCCTCGATCGGGGACCCGACGGTTCTGTGGTCCGACACCCCCGCCCAGCCCCAGGGGCTGGACGGGGCGGGCGGCGGCGTCGACCCCGAGCGCGCCAGGCTCATCAGCATCGCCGAGGCCGTGGAACGCTACACCAACGCCTTCTACCAGCCGCACATGGTCCGCTGGGCATCGGCGGACGAGCTCGGCGACGACGCGGTCAGTCTCCAGGCGCTGCCGCGGTGCTCGCGGACCGAACTCGCCGACGAGGCCAACTGGCTCATCGACCCCGACCCAGCCCTGCCCCAACGCTGGGTGCGCGGATGGTCGTTGACCCGGGGCCGGCCGGTGTGGATACCCGCCACCCACGTCTGGCTCTTCACCGCGCACGAGGCGATCGGCGAGCGGATCGCCAACCCCATCTCCACGGGCTGCGCCGTCCACTCCGACATCCACCAGGCCCTGATCAACGGAATCTGCGAGGCGATCGAGCGGGACGCGATCTCGCTGGTGTGGCTCCAGCGGATGGAACTGCCCGAACTGGACCTCGCCGACGACCCCGCCTTCGCCGAGCAACGGGCCCTGGTACGCGACGGATTCGTCGAGTACCGCTTCTACGACGCGACCACCGACATCGGCGTCCCCACCGTCTACGCCGTCGTCCTCTCCGACCACCACGAGTCCCTGGGGCAACTGGTCATGTGCGCGTCCGGACCCGATCCGGTCGACGTCGTCCGCAAGATCTACCGCGAGGCCGCCTCCTCCAGGATCGCGCTCCAGGCACCGCACCGTGTCCCGGACGACCCCCAGGACTTCACCAGCGTGCTGCACGGAGCCATCCACATGGGGCGCCCGGAGCGCCGGGACGCCTTCGACTTCCTGCTACGGCGCCCCCGCCCCACCCGCGCCCTCGCCGAGCTGCCCCGGACGTCCGAGACGGCCCCCGCCGACCAGCTGGCCTGGCTGGTCGACCGGCTCGGCACCGTCGACGCCGAGGTGATCGCCGTGGAGCTGACCACTTCCGAGGCGCGGCATGCGGGTCTGCGGTCGGTCCGGGTCGTCGTGCCCCAGTTGATGCCGCTGTCCTTCGTCCACCGCAACCGGTACCTCGCCCACCCCCGGCTGTATCGCGCACCCGAGGCCACGGGATTCACCAGCCATCCCGAACAGGCGCTCAACCCCCACCCTCAGCCGTTCGCCTAG
- a CDS encoding MFS transporter, with translation MSATRGPAPAARPPGGRSTRAGAWATTWLLLAFMVVNFADKAVLGLAGPEIMRDLGLTRRELGWAQAAFFSLFSLSAVGVSLLTRRVRTSVLLPVMALLWSAAQLPMLWGAAGFGLLIATRVLLGFAEGPAAPVAVHHVYGWFPQRERALPTAVLMVGAAVGVAVAAPALGAVIDRFGWRWAFGVAGFVGLLWAAVWAAKGREGPLAPPVGSSGPRDLPRGEEVPLRRVLLSGTFLTASAGAFAAYWGMSAKLIWMPDYLRTVLGWDMGGTSVVVGFAALANGMVLLGHGLLARRAALRVGPPSPASGAGPGLSMIAGAGAATVFATVEITWVRIPMLFGPMALGLVMITAAQTAVARITPPGQRGVALGVLVAVFSLGGVVSPLVLAWFVENGVTVAAGYRWGWLATAALLATCGALAARYVRPERDAARLGVPDSDAGAG, from the coding sequence GTGAGCGCCACCCGCGGTCCGGCACCGGCCGCCCGTCCGCCGGGCGGGCGATCCACCCGGGCTGGGGCGTGGGCGACCACGTGGCTCCTGCTCGCCTTCATGGTGGTCAACTTCGCGGACAAGGCCGTCCTCGGGCTCGCCGGGCCGGAGATCATGCGCGACCTGGGCCTGACCCGCCGGGAACTCGGGTGGGCGCAGGCCGCCTTCTTCAGCCTGTTCTCCCTCTCCGCCGTCGGTGTCTCCCTGTTGACCCGCAGGGTGCGCACCTCGGTGCTGTTGCCGGTCATGGCCCTGCTGTGGTCGGCTGCCCAGTTGCCGATGCTCTGGGGGGCGGCGGGCTTCGGCCTGCTGATCGCCACCCGCGTCCTGCTGGGCTTCGCCGAGGGCCCCGCCGCGCCCGTCGCCGTGCACCACGTGTACGGCTGGTTTCCGCAGCGCGAGCGTGCGCTGCCCACGGCCGTCCTGATGGTCGGCGCCGCCGTGGGCGTCGCCGTGGCGGCCCCCGCGTTGGGCGCCGTGATCGACCGGTTCGGCTGGCGGTGGGCCTTCGGGGTCGCCGGGTTCGTGGGGCTGCTCTGGGCGGCGGTGTGGGCGGCCAAGGGACGGGAGGGACCGCTCGCCCCGCCGGTCGGGTCGAGCGGCCCTCGCGACCTTCCCCGCGGCGAGGAGGTGCCACTGCGTCGCGTGCTCCTCTCGGGAACCTTCCTGACCGCGTCCGCGGGGGCGTTCGCCGCGTACTGGGGGATGAGCGCCAAGCTCATCTGGATGCCGGACTACCTGCGCACGGTGCTCGGCTGGGACATGGGCGGCACCAGCGTCGTCGTCGGTTTCGCGGCCCTCGCCAACGGCATGGTGCTGCTGGGGCACGGCCTGTTGGCGCGGCGGGCCGCCCTGCGGGTCGGCCCGCCGTCACCGGCGTCGGGCGCGGGCCCGGGACTGTCGATGATCGCGGGGGCGGGGGCGGCGACGGTGTTCGCCACGGTGGAGATCACGTGGGTGAGGATCCCCATGCTCTTCGGCCCGATGGCCCTGGGGCTCGTGATGATCACCGCGGCCCAGACGGCCGTCGCCCGGATCACGCCGCCCGGTCAACGCGGCGTGGCGCTCGGCGTCCTGGTCGCCGTCTTCTCCCTCGGCGGCGTCGTCTCCCCGTTGGTGCTCGCGTGGTTCGTCGAGAACGGAGTCACCGTCGCCGCCGGCTATCGGTGGGGCTGGCTGGCCACCGCGGCGCTGCTGGCGACCTGCGGGGCGCTGGCGGCCCGGTACGTGCGGCCGGAGCGGGACGCCGCGCGTCTGGGGGTCCCCGACAGCGACGCCGGCGCGGGGTGA
- a CDS encoding cytochrome ubiquinol oxidase subunit I, translating to MAFSLGTHIMLVPLGVALPFITLLMHYRHLRHGDPVAGLLARRWSAVMALQFAVGVVTGTVLSFELGLLWPGLMGRWGDVFGLGFGVEAWAFFLEAILIAVYLHGWARLRPRTHFLIGLPLPLVALLGAFGILTANSWMNTPRGFTLDEDGAVASVDVRRAVFTPMLGPQYWHFVVAMFMTAAFVVAGVYACGLLRGRRDRYHRLGFLVPFTAAAVLTPVQMFLGDFIARSVYHQQPVKFAAMELVWRTDTHVPEYVFGRLNGDGTVSGGLRIPWLDSVLAGFSPNTRVTGLTSVPTADRPTPGQATIVHTAFDIMVVLGSGLLLLALWFAWSWWRRRDWPRSRWFLRAAAVSGVAALVAVEAGWVTTEVGRQPWIVYERMRVSEAVTDIPADTLWAVFGVTVVGYTAILTVFVVVLLRLRTRWRAEDAGSGAREAVAGGAAAPGGEPPEPHVPYGPRTTRSREVRR from the coding sequence ATGGCGTTCAGCCTGGGCACGCACATCATGCTGGTGCCGCTGGGGGTGGCCCTCCCCTTCATCACCTTGCTGATGCACTACCGCCACCTGCGGCACGGCGACCCGGTGGCGGGACTCCTGGCGCGCCGATGGTCGGCCGTGATGGCGCTGCAGTTCGCCGTCGGAGTGGTCACGGGAACCGTCCTCTCCTTCGAACTCGGCCTGCTGTGGCCCGGCCTGATGGGGCGGTGGGGCGACGTCTTCGGCCTCGGGTTCGGGGTGGAGGCGTGGGCGTTCTTCCTTGAGGCGATCCTGATCGCCGTATACCTGCACGGGTGGGCTCGGTTGCGACCCCGGACCCACTTCCTGATCGGGTTGCCGCTTCCCCTGGTGGCCCTGCTGGGGGCGTTCGGCATCCTCACCGCCAACTCGTGGATGAACACGCCGCGCGGCTTCACCTTGGACGAGGACGGCGCCGTCGCCTCCGTCGACGTGCGCAGGGCCGTGTTCACTCCCATGCTCGGGCCCCAGTACTGGCACTTCGTCGTGGCGATGTTCATGACGGCGGCGTTCGTCGTCGCCGGCGTGTACGCGTGTGGTCTGCTGCGTGGCCGGCGCGACCGGTACCACCGCCTGGGGTTTCTCGTGCCCTTCACGGCGGCGGCGGTTCTGACACCGGTGCAGATGTTCCTCGGGGACTTCATCGCCCGCTCCGTCTACCACCAGCAGCCCGTCAAGTTCGCCGCGATGGAACTGGTGTGGCGCACCGATACCCACGTTCCCGAGTACGTCTTCGGGCGGCTGAACGGCGACGGGACGGTCTCGGGAGGGCTGCGGATCCCCTGGCTCGACTCCGTGCTGGCCGGGTTCAGTCCGAACACCCGTGTGACGGGGCTGACATCCGTGCCCACCGCCGACCGGCCCACCCCGGGGCAGGCCACCATCGTGCACACCGCCTTCGACATCATGGTGGTGCTCGGCAGTGGGCTCCTGTTGCTGGCCCTGTGGTTCGCGTGGTCCTGGTGGCGACGCCGGGACTGGCCGCGCTCGCGCTGGTTCCTGCGCGCCGCGGCGGTGTCCGGCGTGGCGGCCCTGGTGGCCGTCGAGGCGGGCTGGGTCACCACCGAAGTCGGCAGGCAACCCTGGATCGTGTACGAGAGGATGCGGGTGTCGGAGGCGGTGACCGACATCCCGGCCGACACGCTCTGGGCGGTCTTCGGGGTCACCGTGGTCGGGTACACGGCGATCCTCACCGTCTTCGTGGTGGTGTTGCTGCGCCTGCGCACCCGGTGGCGCGCGGAGGACGCCGGGTCGGGCGCCCGTGAGGCGGTTGCCGGCGGCGCAGCCGCGCCCGGAGGGGAACCGCCCGAGCCGCACGTCCCCTATGGGCCCCGGACCACGAGGTCGCGGGAGGTTCGACGTTGA
- a CDS encoding alkyl sulfatase dimerization domain-containing protein: MPDHRSHAYLDYASRVWTGEESLAAHFEGVHATDGLIPVGERTAFLPGFANVSVFDTEDGLVLVDSGDFLTAPLLHAYVRRFSDSPVSTVVFTHGHVDHVFGVGPFDAEAEERGAARPEVVAHEAVRDRFDRYRRTAGYNAWVNRRQFGMPSLEWPTEYRQPDTTYRERLTLRRAPLTFELVHARGETDDHTYVWIPETRTLCTGDLFIWNTPNAGNPQKAQRYPEEWARALRDMGELGAEVLLPGHGVPILGAERVRRALGDTAELLESLCEQTRDLMNGGARLDEVLASVKAPARLLERPYLHPAYDEPEFVVRNLWRLWGGWYDQNPAHLKPAPEAALAAELAEAAGGARRLADRARELLERGELRLASHLAETAALAAPGDTAVARTRATVYGRRADRETSTMARGVFGWAAAESAAVANGTDVTTELTRGEEGRRRAEGAISVGVVPEPVDGPARSVVSPSDLS; encoded by the coding sequence ATGCCCGATCACCGTTCCCACGCCTACCTCGACTACGCGAGCAGGGTGTGGACCGGAGAGGAGTCCCTGGCGGCCCACTTCGAGGGCGTGCACGCCACCGACGGGCTGATCCCCGTGGGGGAACGAACGGCGTTCCTGCCGGGCTTCGCGAACGTCTCCGTGTTCGACACGGAGGACGGCCTGGTACTGGTGGACTCCGGCGACTTCCTGACGGCGCCCCTGCTCCACGCCTACGTACGGCGTTTCTCGGACTCCCCCGTGTCCACCGTGGTGTTCACCCACGGTCACGTGGACCACGTCTTCGGTGTCGGGCCCTTCGACGCCGAGGCGGAGGAGCGCGGCGCGGCGCGGCCGGAGGTCGTGGCGCACGAGGCGGTCCGCGACCGGTTCGATCGCTACCGCCGGACGGCCGGGTACAACGCCTGGGTCAACCGGCGACAGTTCGGGATGCCGTCGCTGGAGTGGCCCACCGAGTACCGCCAACCGGACACCACCTACCGGGAACGACTGACGCTCCGCAGGGCGCCGTTGACCTTCGAGCTCGTTCACGCGCGCGGGGAGACGGACGACCACACCTACGTGTGGATCCCCGAGACTCGGACCCTGTGCACGGGCGACCTGTTCATCTGGAACACCCCCAACGCGGGCAACCCGCAGAAGGCGCAGCGGTACCCCGAGGAGTGGGCGCGGGCACTGCGCGACATGGGCGAGCTGGGCGCCGAGGTGCTGCTGCCCGGCCACGGTGTGCCGATCCTGGGAGCGGAGCGCGTCCGGCGGGCTCTGGGCGACACCGCCGAGCTGCTGGAGTCCCTGTGCGAGCAGACGCGTGACCTGATGAACGGAGGTGCCCGCCTGGACGAGGTACTGGCCTCGGTGAAGGCGCCCGCCCGGCTGCTGGAGCGACCGTACCTGCACCCCGCCTACGACGAACCCGAGTTCGTGGTGCGGAACCTGTGGCGGTTGTGGGGTGGCTGGTACGACCAGAACCCCGCCCACCTGAAGCCCGCCCCGGAGGCGGCCCTGGCCGCCGAGTTGGCCGAGGCCGCCGGCGGCGCCCGGCGGCTGGCCGACCGGGCGCGGGAACTGCTGGAGCGCGGGGAACTCCGCCTCGCCTCGCACCTCGCCGAGACGGCGGCGCTCGCCGCTCCCGGGGACACGGCGGTGGCCCGGACACGCGCGACGGTCTACGGGCGACGAGCCGACCGGGAGACCTCGACCATGGCCCGGGGCGTCTTCGGCTGGGCGGCGGCGGAGTCGGCCGCGGTGGCGAACGGCACGGACGTCACCACCGAACTGACCCGGGGCGAGGAAGGGCGCCGCCGCGCGGAGGGGGCCATCAGCGTCGGCGTCGTCCCGGAGCCCGTCGACGGTCCGGCCCGGTCGGTGGTGAGCCCGTCGGACCTCTCGTGA
- a CDS encoding LuxR family transcriptional regulator, whose product MSGRLGPPLLGPLLDRPRLSRRLDAGVRGRFTVVVGSPGAGKTALLASWARTRTRTAWLTLDADDHDVARLLAHLEAALERVGVRTPGFGSSHGRLPSPDVEWDDPAPPGEADVTPPPAVLVLDGIHELGAGPALNALLQFTRYAPAHLHVVLASRREPDLPLHKLRALGELTEIRGSDLAFTREEAAELFRAHGAEAGEERMTKVIECSGGWALAVRYAAVHPVRHTSHQSCLEGWSQAVRSCSDFLIAELLEPLPAEHQDVLLRTSVLTEFSASLVRALTGREHAHRTLRILATEYDLMDRDDEWTYRLPNPLIRGVLSRELAERCGWDEVIRVLRTAARWHAEAGHHAKAEEYGRSADTHATRSDFEPGIVLPPALVEGLRSAGGAPAADPDLGGAAVSPVAVAAGVVPSPRPPLPPRGLEPLTPTELEVLRLLPGDLTLEEIAVRRHVSLNTVKTQVKAVYRKLRVGRRRDAVLAAVERGMI is encoded by the coding sequence GTGTCCGGCAGGCTGGGACCGCCTCTGCTCGGGCCTCTGCTGGACCGCCCGAGGCTATCGCGTCGACTCGACGCGGGGGTGCGGGGACGCTTCACCGTCGTCGTCGGTTCCCCGGGCGCGGGGAAGACGGCGCTGCTGGCCTCCTGGGCGCGCACGCGGACCCGCACCGCGTGGCTCACCCTCGACGCCGACGACCACGACGTGGCCCGGCTCCTGGCTCACCTTGAGGCCGCCCTTGAGAGGGTCGGCGTGCGGACGCCGGGGTTCGGCTCGTCGCACGGCCGCCTCCCCTCCCCGGACGTGGAGTGGGACGACCCCGCGCCCCCGGGAGAGGCGGACGTCACCCCGCCCCCCGCCGTCCTGGTGCTCGACGGCATCCACGAACTGGGCGCGGGCCCCGCGCTCAACGCGTTGCTGCAGTTCACCCGCTACGCACCCGCCCATCTGCACGTCGTGCTCGCGTCGCGCAGGGAGCCGGACCTGCCCCTGCACAAGTTGCGCGCGCTGGGGGAACTGACCGAGATCCGCGGCTCCGACCTGGCCTTCACCCGTGAGGAGGCGGCCGAGTTGTTCCGCGCCCACGGCGCGGAGGCGGGCGAGGAGCGGATGACCAAGGTCATCGAGTGCTCGGGAGGGTGGGCTCTCGCTGTGCGCTACGCGGCGGTGCACCCCGTGCGCCACACGAGCCACCAATCCTGCCTGGAGGGCTGGTCCCAGGCCGTGCGGTCCTGTTCCGACTTCCTGATAGCGGAACTCCTCGAACCGTTGCCCGCCGAACACCAGGACGTCCTGCTGCGTACCAGCGTGCTGACGGAGTTCAGCGCCTCTTTGGTGAGGGCGTTGACGGGGCGCGAGCACGCCCATCGGACGCTGCGCATCCTGGCCACCGAGTACGACCTGATGGACCGTGACGACGAGTGGACCTACCGGCTGCCCAACCCCCTGATCCGGGGCGTGCTCTCCCGTGAACTCGCCGAGCGCTGCGGCTGGGACGAGGTGATCCGGGTGTTGCGCACGGCCGCCCGGTGGCACGCGGAGGCGGGCCATCACGCCAAGGCCGAGGAGTACGGACGATCGGCGGACACCCACGCGACGCGGTCGGACTTCGAGCCCGGGATCGTGCTGCCCCCCGCCCTGGTCGAGGGGCTGCGGAGCGCGGGGGGCGCGCCGGCCGCGGATCCCGACCTCGGTGGGGCCGCCGTGTCACCCGTCGCCGTCGCCGCGGGTGTCGTTCCCTCGCCCCGGCCGCCCCTGCCGCCCAGGGGCCTGGAGCCCCTGACGCCCACTGAGCTGGAGGTCCTGCGGCTCCTGCCGGGCGACCTCACCCTGGAGGAGATCGCCGTGCGCCGTCACGTCTCGCTCAACACGGTGAAGACGCAGGTCAAAGCCGTCTACCGCAAGTTGCGCGTGGGCCGCCGCAGGGACGCCGTCCTCGCCGCCGTCGAGCGCGGGATGATCTGA
- a CDS encoding DUF4253 domain-containing protein, translating into MTTLADLVNRLETAPAGSAEAGALPPGRLIDHTYQGTWPEPLAWLADTVADGQEGAARGWTGSMGLRPVLMDTEGRGGGLEDWDLMSGEVSYPEDMDPEEFLAHSWRRIREEGPEGSTSAVRRAGAAGRDGLFAPFGPRWPGLAPPARAVADPEAHAARVAGALVCGDAALREPRLALVPADRAADVPFAIGWAGALDHEDDAGVLSAVLRSWEERFAARLVALSANRMVLSVAAPPDTRETAEAVAAEHLAFCPDVLTRAGDLRTHAETGVSGRPTWEFRWE; encoded by the coding sequence ATGACGACGCTCGCGGATCTCGTGAACCGGTTGGAAACCGCCCCGGCGGGCAGCGCCGAAGCCGGGGCGCTTCCACCCGGCAGGCTCATCGATCACACGTATCAGGGGACTTGGCCGGAGCCCCTGGCATGGCTCGCCGACACGGTCGCGGACGGCCAGGAGGGGGCGGCCCGCGGGTGGACTGGGTCGATGGGCCTGCGGCCGGTCCTGATGGACACCGAGGGCCGCGGGGGAGGGCTGGAGGACTGGGATCTGATGTCGGGTGAGGTCTCCTACCCCGAGGACATGGACCCGGAGGAGTTCCTCGCCCACTCCTGGCGGAGAATCCGGGAGGAGGGTCCCGAGGGGTCGACCTCGGCGGTACGCCGCGCCGGGGCGGCGGGACGGGACGGACTCTTCGCCCCCTTCGGTCCGCGGTGGCCGGGCCTCGCACCGCCGGCCAGGGCGGTCGCCGATCCCGAGGCGCACGCCGCCCGGGTCGCCGGGGCCCTCGTGTGCGGGGACGCCGCACTGCGGGAACCCCGCCTCGCGCTGGTCCCCGCCGACCGCGCCGCCGACGTGCCCTTCGCCATCGGGTGGGCCGGGGCGTTGGACCACGAGGACGACGCCGGTGTCCTCTCGGCGGTCCTGCGCTCCTGGGAGGAGCGTTTCGCCGCCCGGCTGGTGGCCCTCTCCGCGAACCGGATGGTCCTCTCGGTCGCCGCTCCGCCCGACACCCGCGAGACGGCGGAGGCGGTCGCCGCCGAACACCTGGCGTTCTGCCCGGACGTGCTCACGAGGGCGGGGGACCTGCGCACCCACGCCGAGACCGGCGTGTCGGGCCGGCCGACCTGGGAGTTCCGCTGGGAATGA